From the genome of Blautia hydrogenotrophica DSM 10507:
CAACATTACCTTGCTCATTCAGCTTTGCTTCACCCATTTCACAAAATAACACTTCCTGCTTGAAACGTCTGGCAAGCAACTTTCTCTTTTGCTTCAACGTGCCTTTTATGGTTATCATCATTAAAGCATTGAATTGTAGTCTGATGACTTCTTTAAAAGAAGATGATTTCATTCTTTCTAGTGTCCTTTATTTCTTTAAATGAAAATATTCTGAAAAACAAGAGGATGTATTGATAAGGTGTTTAAAACTTCCCCTTTCTTTAATGTGACCATTTTCCATATAAAAGATTTCATCGTACTTATCCAATAAATTTTGTTCTAAATGATGAGTAATTGTTATGAGTGTTAAATCTTCCATTTTTAATAATCTGTTTTCTATATCGTATGCTGTCTGCATATCAATGGCAGATGTACCCTCGTCTAATATGAGAATAGGTTTGTTTCTGATCAAAGCACGTGCAACTGCAATTCTTTGTTTTTGTCCACCAGATAGATTAGAGCCATTTTCTCCGACCCGATATTGCAAGCCGGTTGGAAGCTCAGATATAAATTCGGTCAATCCGCTGTCCGCTATAACTTTTTCAACTTGTTCCTCTGGATAATGTTCATGTAAACAGATATTGTCATATATGGTTTCGTCAAACATATAGATATTCTGATGAATTATTGATGACAGCTGAACCACACTATCTTTATCCAGCATATGAAATTCCGTATCATCATATAAAATTTTGCCTTTGTATGTGGAGTAATAACCAGATAAAAGTTTAATCAGTGTACTTTTTCCGCAACCGCTTTTCCCAACAATAACGTATTTCTTACCTTTTTCAATAAGGCAGTCTATTCCGCTTAATATATCTGTTGTTCCGTCATAGGAAAAGGACAAATCTTTTGCACTTATATGAGATTGATATGTGGCTACACTTTCTTTTTGGGACAGAAATATGGAATGTTTCGATATAATTTCCAACTTCTCTACAATAGGGTGGACGCTCTTCATTTTAGGAATATTTGTAAATATCATAATAAGTGGATTTGCCAGATTACTGCTCACTTGTACCATTCCTAATAAAGTTCCCACAGTTATGCGTCCTGCGATAATAAAGTAAGCAGATAAGAATAAAACCACAATTTGAACCATAAGGGCTAGGAAAGCAGAAAGCCCCTCGTTTAGTGCAAGTAATCTGTCAACGCTATATTTAGATTTAATTGTTTCGGTATTTGCCTTATCAAATCGTTGTATTACGGTTTTTGACATAGAATATGATTTGATAATTTCAAATCCAGACAGAATATCTTTTAAGCTGACTGTGAATTCTGCCAACTTTGAAGAAAACTTATTCTGTCTTTTTTCCAGTGTTCCACCCAGCAGACTTGGCATAAGGAACATAACTGCAATCGCTACTATTACGCAAAGTGTAACAATGATGTCAAAATAAATCATCAATACGAAAGATGATATAAAGATAACGGTGTATTGGACTACTTCAAATAATGGGAGTAAAAAATTGTCCTCCAGCATTTTCACATCATTTGTAACGACAGATATATAATCAGCGGTATTCTTCTTTTCAAAATCTTCTATACTGTGATTGATTGTTCCTCGAAAAACATCCGAGCGGATTTGAAGTATAATCTTACAAATTACTTTTTTGCTTAGTAACGATTGGAGATAAAGAAAAAATCCCAACACTATAAAGTAGACAATCGAAAATATAACCATTCTTATAAATTGCTGGATATTTTTATCCATAGCGATATCCAATAGTTGCTGAAGCAGGACAGCCATAAAAACATACCCCAGAGAAGAGATTACGCTGGTTAAAATCGTTAAGATAAATAAGAACTTGTTTTTCTTAATATAGATACTCATAATTCCCTCCTATTTATACATGTTACATGTATGTATATTATTAAAAATAAAATTGCCTTTCGACAATCTTATTTTCATATGCAACGCTAAGCTTTTTCTTTGCATAACTTGACAATTTCATCATCAATTACTGGAAGCCCTAGATTATCCATAATCGATTTAATCATTAAAAATTTCTGCCATGCTTCATCATCAGTCATGGGATATATCGTAGGTATCGACCAGAAATTCGTTAAAAGAACAAATAAATCTGCTAATAATTTTGGCTGTTCTGATTTAATTGAACTGTCTTGTATTCCTTCCTCGATCAGTTCTTGATACATAGGCGATAGTTCTTGATTACTTTCAATCAGTTTTTTTAGAAAAGCTGGACTTCCCATAAGCTGCATGGATGCCATACTTAACTGATGATGCTCTGTTTCATCAAAAGATGTTTTTAATACGAACTTCAACTTTTCTAATCCGTTCAGTTCTTTGTGGCTTTTTGCTTTCTCAAAGGGATTACTCTCATAAAAAAGTTTTTCGCATAAAGCATCAAATACTTCTTCCTTTGATTTGAAATGATGATAAAAAGCTCCTCTCGTCAGTCCGCCCATTTCGCTTATAATATCTAATACAGTTGTTTCTTCGTACCCTTTTTCTAAAAATAATTTTAAAGAAGCGTCCAATATTTTTTGAACTGTTTCTTCTGGATACTTATTACGTGGCAAAAACTCCCCCCCCTATACATGTACTTTGCACGTATATGGTATCATGCAATCTGCATGTATGTCAATGGGATTGTCCTTTTTGAAAACAGTTTATCTTTCAGTGAAGCAACAACACTCATATCCTTATTTCCTCTTGTCTACCATAAACAGAAAATGAAAAGCCCAGTCAAGAGCCTGCCACCGTAGGTGGTGTTTACACTCTTGATCCGGGCTTTTTAGTTTTCTGTATCTTCTTGTAAGAGGAGAGAAGCGGTCTATTTTCTGTGGTTTAGTTCCTTCAAATATTCGTTGTAATCGTAGCTGTCAAAATCATCTTTCGGTGACACTTCTGGAATGTTCCGTTTATTATTCTCATCCGCAAGGTCAGCTAATGTTGCATCATCATAAGGCTCAACATGTGGATAGCCTTTCAAGGGTTCGCCGTAGCACTCTTTACTATGCAGAACGTCGTAACATTTTATCAGTCGTTCTATTTTCTGTCGCTGGACTAATTTCTTTATCTCACAGAGTTCCTCCACAGAAGTCTTAGTGTCACTCATATAGTTCTGAATATATTCAGACAGTTTTGCTTTCATGTAGAACTGCCATTCTTCTTGGCTCTGGAAATATTCATGGTCGGGTAAACTGTCGAGAGAAACATTGAAATCTTCTTCCCGTTTCACAACTTCCATAATGAATTGTTCCACATGGGAAGTTTGTTCCCATTCACCCGTTAGAAGCTCATTCGGGGTTACACCCAACACATTTATAATCTTTTCCAGTGTTTCAAAGGTAGGATAGTTTACACCACGTTCAATCTTGGAAAGACTCTGCAAGTTGATACCAATAGCGTCCGCAAGCTCCTGTTGTTTCATTTTTCTATGTTTTCGGATAATCTGTATATTTTCGCCCAAAAGCTGATAATTCATGGCATATCTTCTCCCTTCATTTGGATTATGAGCCTATCATACTTATTTGTTTACAGAAAGTCAAGAAAAAGTTCTTGACAAATAACTCTGTTGGCATTACTATATCGCTAGAAACAGTGATTAAGCACTATAAGGTCAATCACACGCTTGAGTAAGCATTGATAAGAGATATTTTCACTTCATAAGCGTTAATACACGATCTTATGGACTGAAAATCGGAGTTTCCAGATATGCCAGAACGGACGGGGCACGTCACCCCAGACGTGACACGGACGGGCTGGTATATCTGGGAAGGAACGCCGTCAGGCGTTCCGCAAAGGGCGAATATGTAACACCGCCCTGCGCATACAAGTCATAGTAGCTGAAAATGTGCATGGATAAAGGGAAAATGGCTGTTCCGACTATGCACAAAACACAACGGAAAGAAAGGAGTAATGCAACATAGCAACACATGAACATCTGACAGTAAAGATTGATTACATCAGCATTGTATTTGACAGTGCAACAGCGGAAGAAGTGATAAGGCACATCTTAGATATGCCGGAAGATATCTTTATCACTTATCCGGCAAAAGTAGCTTTTAAGACTTACCAGACACGCTGGCAGTTAGGGGACATTTACATATCGGGCAACGCAAAGCCTACAGAGGACAATCCAGAGGGACTTGGCTGTTACCTCGTTATGACAGGGAGAGGGTGTGATGATATTTTTAATATCCTCGACAGTCATAACCGTACATTCGGGCATATGTTTCATCAATGCGTTCGCTGGTTCGGTACAGAGTTCCATTTTACAAGGCTGGATATCGCCATTGACGACAGGAATGAAGTACCGTTCTTCACGCCAGCACAGATACAGAAGAAATTTGAAAAAGAGGAATTTGTCTCCACCAGCGATTTCTACCACTTTGACGACAGCAAGTATGATACGGACGACTTGGCAAGGACGGCTTATCTCGGTTCTGGGAAATCCGCCATATCTTACCGCTTCTACGATAAGGACAGAGAGGTGAGCGCAAAGTACAGTAAATCCCTTGACGAAATCGGGAGCTGGAAACGTACAGAGATACAGCTCCGTGATGAAAAGGCACACGCCTTTGCCATGCTCTTTGAGGAAAGACCTATGGAGCTGGGAGAACTTGCGTTCGGTCTGCTGGCGGAAAATCTGCGCTTTGTCGTTCCCAACAAGAGCGAGAGCAACAAGAGCCGTTGGAAAACGTGCCGTTTCTGGAAACGCTTCTTAGGGAACGTAGAGCCTTTGAAGCTTCATATCCCCAAAACACAGAACTCGCTTCTGGAAACCCAGCAATGGCTGACGGACGGGGGCGTTATCTCGGCGGTCAAAGGTTTCTATTTTCTCGAAGAGCATGATGCTTTAGGTGAGCTGAAATCAGTCGGGGAAATGCTGGACAAGGCAAGGTACAGCCCTCCACTCTCCAGCAAGCTGACGGGGCATTTACAGAGGATAGGCAGGGAAGAACTGATACCGCATATCCAGTATGATACCAAAAGCGGAAAAGGGGGCGTTGTATGAGTAATACGGATATTCCCGTATGGGAGAAATACACCCTGACCATTGAAGAAGCGTCAAAATATTTCCGTATCGGGGAGAAGAAACTCCGCAGGCTGGCAGAAGAAAATCAAGGAGCCTGCTGGCTGATGATGAACGGCAACCGTATCCAGATCAAGAGAAAACAGTTTGAGAAAGTTATTGACGAACTGGACGCTATCTGACGCCGTATTCTGGCGTTTTATAGATTTGGATATGGTAGAGAAGTGCCGGATATGTTATACTTCAAAATGTCATATCGGGACTCTTTCAAAAGTGGAAAGGAGCGAAGATGAGCGAGAAAAGACGTGATAATAAAGGTCGTGTCTTGCGAAATGGAGAGAGTCAACGTAAAGACAGACGTTTCATGTATAAATACACAGATAATGCAGGAAACATAAAATATGTGTATAGTTGGAAACTGGTCAAGACAGATACCGTTCCCAAAGGGGCGAAAGATGATTTGTCGCTGAGAGAAAAGGAAAAGCTGATACATAGAGATTTGGAAGATGATATTGTTCCTTGTGGCGGTGAAATGACAGTGCTGGATTTGGTGAAGAAATATGTGTCGCAGAAAACAGGAGTGAAGCATAATACAGAAGCCAATTATAACTTTGTCATTAACATTATCAAGAAAGAGGACTTTGGAAAAAAGCGGATTGATAAGGTGAAATTATCTGACGCAAAAGGCTGGCTGATTAAATTGCAGAGTGACGGCAGAGGGTACAGCACCATACATTCTGTGCGTGGCGTTGTAAGACCAGCGTTCCAGATGGCGGTTGATGATGATTTGATAAGGAAAAATCCCTTTGAGTTCCAGCTTGCCACGGTAGTTGTCAATGACAGTGTGACAAGAGAAGCCCTTACCAGAAAGCAGGAACGGGCATTTCTGAAATTCGTAAAAGAGGATAAACACTTTTCCAGATACTATGAAGGTATCTATATCCTTTTTAAGACAGGACTTCGGATTTCTGAATTTGTAGGGCTGACGATTGCGGATATTGACTTGAAAAACGGCGTTATCGACGTCAATCATCAGTTGCAGAGAAAACGGAATATGGAGTATGTCATAGAGGAGACGAAAACCGAGTGCGGTACAAGGCTTGTACCCATGACAGACGAGGTGAAAAAGTGTTTCCGCAAAAAATCATTGAGAACCGCAAAAAGCCAAAGACAGAACCCATGATAGACGGGAAAGTGGGCTTTCTGTATCTGGACAAAAATGCTATGCCAATGGTCGCCCTGCACTGGGAAAAGTATTTCCAGCATATCTGTGAGAAATATAATAAAATTTACAAAGCCGAAATGCCAAAGGTGACGCCTCATGTCTGCCGTCATACATTTTGCTCCAATATGGCAAAGTCGGGCATGAACCCTAAGACGTTGCAGAAGATTATGGGGCACTCGGATATTGGCGTGACGCTGAACACTTATACGCATGTAGGCTTTGAAGATATTCAAAAAGAGATGAAAAAGATATGTAGTTAGGTGAGTTGTAAAGTTGTAAAATAGGGGAAGTTTTACAACCTATTTTACAACTTTTCAGAGGAAAAACCTGCTGACATATGCCAAAATATGCAAGTTTCCCTAAAATGGGAAAATGCGGGAAAGCCCGTAAAATCAAGGAAAACCAACATATAAGGAGAAATGCGAACATGATAAAAATACTATTCATCTGCCATGGCAGGAGTCAGAGTATGAGCTGTTTAGCGGCCTTTGGCGGCTGAAATGCGGCAAATTGGGGTAGGAGAGTCAGAGGAAGACTACGATTTTACTACTACTGAGGAAAGAAAAGGTAAATAATGTAGAATGGCCTGGGAGAAAGCTCTTTCAGGCTTTTGTGTTTTTAACGATATTCGGATATGTGAATAATGATTGACAATATTCAGATATACGAATATAATGTATCTATGCTTGTAATGAAAGGAGCTAAAATATGAATTTATTAACTTCTAGTGAAATGGCAAAAAAATGGGGTATTTCCAGTAGAAGAATAGCAATTCTTTGTAGCGAGGGGAGAATCGCTGGTGCTGTAAAAAAGGGAAAAACATGGCTTATACCTTCTGATGTACCGAAGCCTTCAGATGCAAGACGTTCGGATTCAGATGATATATCAGAAGATGGATTAAAAAAAGATGACAGAACAAAAGTTAAGTTGGATGAAATTGTTGATTATGCTACTGGAAAAATAGTTCATAATAATCCAGAAGAGGCGTATCGGCAAGAATTTGAACACATTTTAATTGATGATCTAGGATATCCAAAAAAGAATATTGATATAGAAGTCATAATTCAGCGAGGTGCAAATAGAAATGCTGAAAAAGCCGATATTGTAGTATATAGAAGTGAAGATCATTGCCAAGAAAATGCTTATATTATAGTTGAAATTGAGACGCCTAAAAAGACATACGATGTTCAAGCGCTGACGTATATAACAGCTACTACTGCTCCCTACGCTGTTTGGTATGCTGGTATGGAAAAAAACAGTAAGGGCCCATATTATCATTATAGAGATATGGGGGTTGATCCAATTCACTTTATGATAATTCCCACTCTTCCTAGATATGGAGAAACACAAGAGATGATTGGGAAATATCATAAAGGAGATTTGAAGCCAGCAAAAGCATTAAAACTAACATTTGAAAGAATGTATTATCATCTTTACGGAACGGGGCCAATAAAAAGGGAAGAGAATATAGCTGTTGAAATTATCAAACTTCTGTTTTGCAAAATAATTGATGAGCTTGCCCCTGAAGACTTATGTGAATTTAGAGCAACTCCAGTTGAACTTAAATCAGATTCTGGTAAAGCCGAAATAAGAAGAAGGATTGATGGTCTTTATGCCAAACTGTTATCTGACCCTGATTACGGAGAAATGTTTAAAGATGAAACATTGGAGTATGACAACGAATCAATTGCTTATATTGTTTCTATTTTGCAAGGATTATCTTTAACAGATGAGGAGACAAACACAGATGCGTTAGGCGATGCATATGAAGTATTGCTTCCTTCTACTTTGAAAGGGGAAAGCGGACAATTTTTTACTCCCCGTGAAATTGTACGTTTTGCCATTGAAGTGATTGCTCCCAACTATAGTAAGAAAGAGTATATTTTAGATACTGCATGCGGATCCGCAGGCTTTTTATCAGTTGCTTTGGAAAACATAAGAAAGCAAATCAATACTTTGTATGCAAATCGTGGGTTTTCTAAAGAGAAAAAAAGGGGGATGCTGAAGGATTATGCTGGCAAATATGTATTTGGATGCGATATTGATCCATTGTTATACCGTATTTCTAAATCTTATATGGCCATTATGGGAGAAGGGAAGGGGAATATCTATAATTTAGATTCTTTGGATCTTACTAATAGACTCGATCCCAATTTTAGACGTTCGGTTACCGAAGGCAGTGTGGATATAATTACTACTAATCCCCCGTTTGGAACTCAGATCAAAGATACAAGGCGAGATGTGTTGAGAACATATGATTTGGGTCATAAAATTATTAACGGTGAACCTACAAATGAGGTTCTAGAAGGGCAAGATCCAGATAAACTTTTTTTAGAAAGAGATATCTCTTATCTTAAAGAAGCTACGAACGATGCTGATGGTGGTAGAATGGTAATTGTGCTTCCAAAGCAGAATCTTTCTGGAGCAAAAGAAGAATCTGTCGAATTTAGAAAGTGGTTACTGAAAAGGGTCCAAATTACTGCTATAGTGGATCTTCCTAGAGAGGCTTTCCAACCACATACGGGGACTAAAACATCATTAGTTTTTTTGAAAAAA
Proteins encoded in this window:
- a CDS encoding ABC transporter ATP-binding protein, which gives rise to MSIYIKKNKFLFILTILTSVISSLGYVFMAVLLQQLLDIAMDKNIQQFIRMVIFSIVYFIVLGFFLYLQSLLSKKVICKIILQIRSDVFRGTINHSIEDFEKKNTADYISVVTNDVKMLEDNFLLPLFEVVQYTVIFISSFVLMIYFDIIVTLCVIVAIAVMFLMPSLLGGTLEKRQNKFSSKLAEFTVSLKDILSGFEIIKSYSMSKTVIQRFDKANTETIKSKYSVDRLLALNEGLSAFLALMVQIVVLFLSAYFIIAGRITVGTLLGMVQVSSNLANPLIMIFTNIPKMKSVHPIVEKLEIISKHSIFLSQKESVATYQSHISAKDLSFSYDGTTDILSGIDCLIEKGKKYVIVGKSGCGKSTLIKLLSGYYSTYKGKILYDDTEFHMLDKDSVVQLSSIIHQNIYMFDETIYDNICLHEHYPEEQVEKVIADSGLTEFISELPTGLQYRVGENGSNLSGGQKQRIAVARALIRNKPILILDEGTSAIDMQTAYDIENRLLKMEDLTLITITHHLEQNLLDKYDEIFYMENGHIKERGSFKHLINTSSCFSEYFHLKK
- a CDS encoding TetR/AcrR family transcriptional regulator, with amino-acid sequence MPRNKYPEETVQKILDASLKLFLEKGYEETTVLDIISEMGGLTRGAFYHHFKSKEEVFDALCEKLFYESNPFEKAKSHKELNGLEKLKFVLKTSFDETEHHQLSMASMQLMGSPAFLKKLIESNQELSPMYQELIEEGIQDSSIKSEQPKLLADLFVLLTNFWSIPTIYPMTDDEAWQKFLMIKSIMDNLGLPVIDDEIVKLCKEKA
- a CDS encoding helix-turn-helix domain-containing protein, whose product is MNYQLLGENIQIIRKHRKMKQQELADAIGINLQSLSKIERGVNYPTFETLEKIINVLGVTPNELLTGEWEQTSHVEQFIMEVVKREEDFNVSLDSLPDHEYFQSQEEWQFYMKAKLSEYIQNYMSDTKTSVEELCEIKKLVQRQKIERLIKCYDVLHSKECYGEPLKGYPHVEPYDDATLADLADENNKRNIPEVSPKDDFDSYDYNEYLKELNHRK
- a CDS encoding replication initiation factor domain-containing protein; translation: MRHILDMPEDIFITYPAKVAFKTYQTRWQLGDIYISGNAKPTEDNPEGLGCYLVMTGRGCDDIFNILDSHNRTFGHMFHQCVRWFGTEFHFTRLDIAIDDRNEVPFFTPAQIQKKFEKEEFVSTSDFYHFDDSKYDTDDLARTAYLGSGKSAISYRFYDKDREVSAKYSKSLDEIGSWKRTEIQLRDEKAHAFAMLFEERPMELGELAFGLLAENLRFVVPNKSESNKSRWKTCRFWKRFLGNVEPLKLHIPKTQNSLLETQQWLTDGGVISAVKGFYFLEEHDALGELKSVGEMLDKARYSPPLSSKLTGHLQRIGREELIPHIQYDTKSGKGGVV
- a CDS encoding excisionase, translating into MSNTDIPVWEKYTLTIEEASKYFRIGEKKLRRLAEENQGACWLMMNGNRIQIKRKQFEKVIDELDAI
- a CDS encoding N-6 DNA methylase, translated to MNLLTSSEMAKKWGISSRRIAILCSEGRIAGAVKKGKTWLIPSDVPKPSDARRSDSDDISEDGLKKDDRTKVKLDEIVDYATGKIVHNNPEEAYRQEFEHILIDDLGYPKKNIDIEVIIQRGANRNAEKADIVVYRSEDHCQENAYIIVEIETPKKTYDVQALTYITATTAPYAVWYAGMEKNSKGPYYHYRDMGVDPIHFMIIPTLPRYGETQEMIGKYHKGDLKPAKALKLTFERMYYHLYGTGPIKREENIAVEIIKLLFCKIIDELAPEDLCEFRATPVELKSDSGKAEIRRRIDGLYAKLLSDPDYGEMFKDETLEYDNESIAYIVSILQGLSLTDEETNTDALGDAYEVLLPSTLKGESGQFFTPREIVRFAIEVIAPNYSKKEYILDTACGSAGFLSVALENIRKQINTLYANRGFSKEKKRGMLKDYAGKYVFGCDIDPLLYRISKSYMAIMGEGKGNIYNLDSLDLTNRLDPNFRRSVTEGSVDIITTNPPFGTQIKDTRRDVLRTYDLGHKIINGEPTNEVLEGQDPDKLFLERDISYLKEATNDADGGRMVIVLPKQNLSGAKEESVEFRKWLLKRVQITAIVDLPREAFQPHTGTKTSLVFLKKVRNIPDNYPIFMAVSEAVGHDRRGLPLYKKDSNGTDLRNDKNERVIWNDLPEILDRYKEYTEKGFLNNTNTDGGPSCFIVYSSNIMQDSARRIDAWYWDPNKNNIAKQIEESVGDDIKEIVRLGDLVVDHGIFYPGRHKRNYVEAGENSVPFYSGTQILQVRPFDIKYQPIDYAPAKNHFVDKDWILITRSGSTGRVVMVTDSIAGSMVTEHVIRVICDKNLVDPYYVYAYLATEDIGKILLEKGIYASVVDHITPDFVATIPVPRLAPEKEKEIADRVREAEKKRDEANKEFIAERNSIESIMFENMKTE